The genomic stretch TGATTTGATGACtctttaaacacaatttttctgGGACTGCCAGATGAAGCTTCAAGATGCACCTGTCACACAGTTGTCAGTGGTTTAATATTGTGCAAGTAATAGTGGACAAATGAGCTCATATTAGCTCATAGATGGAGAATATTGGAACTTAACCCCCATGATATACAAGGGACCACTGTACTATAATAAGGCTATAATAAGGACAATAACTTGTTGTGCTTATTATAGCCTGCTCTTTCTCAAGTGTGGTTTTACTACATTAATTTAATGAACTCTTAATATAtgataaaatgtcttttttgcaaTTGTTATGGAACATTTCTTAGTGGGTGGTTTTGGGACAGACAGCCGGCTTTATTCCAGTGTTTTGGCTGAGCAGGCAATTGGCTCAGGTATTGCGCCTTTAAAGGCTGGTTAATTGTGTGAACCACAGCCAAAAATTAATACAGCGGGTGGTGGGTGGGATGGGGTTGTAGATGACACAAAACCACCGCTTCACAGATGCCCACACCAAAGTCATCCCTGCGTGTTTCTTAACGCTGcccgacttttttttttttttttttttttttgttagcgCTCCTGGAGACGCAACCTGGCGACATGTCCGACTACGACGCCGAAACCGCCTTCCTGGGCGAATGGGGACGTTTCCAGCAGCAGGTGTTTTACCTGCTCTGTCTGACCGCCTTCCCGAACGGGTTCACCGCACTGTCCATCGTGTTCGTCGCCGGCACGCCGACGCACCGCTGCCTCATCCCCGCGCACCTCAACCTCAGCGCCGCATGGAGGAACAGCAGCATCCCGCTGGAGGAGGACCAAATCCCTGGAGCTCTGGTCCCCAGCAAATGCAGCAGATACAAAGTTGATGCGATGCTCGGTTACTCGGACATAGGCTTGCTGCCCGGCGTGGATGTCAATCTGTCTCATGTGCCCAGAGAAGGCTGCGTGGACGGATGGGAGTACGACCGGAGCAACTACATCTCCACCATTGTAACCGAGGTCTGTGTGCCCGCCTGTTCCTAATCTTaggggaggctgctgctgcttcatgctGAGTTACAAAGAAGTTACTGTAGGCCCTGTGTGTGGTATTATCACATAGAGAAAGTGTGCTGGTTTGAAGGTTAAAAGtgcatgttttgggggtaaaattGGGGGTATTTTCTccccaaataataataataaaatggatATATTTGTAGTCACTTTCAGTAGAAAGTTGCGTGGAGAACTTGCAGCAGGCAGTATATTGTATTATAACAGTGATGATGTATTTCGGAtttattgttcttgtttttatatAGTGTTTTGCATTGTTTAGACTCATATctgtgttgtttggtttttcttGCTGAGAAGTCTTAAGAATTCTACACTTTTTGTAGTTTAATCTGTGCTATaactcgtgtgtgtgtgtgtgtgtgtgtgtgtgtacagtgggACCTGGTGTGTGATGACAGCTGGAAGAAACCATTGACTTCCTCCGTCTACTTCATTGGATTTCTCACCGGTTCCTTCATCACAGGACAGCTCTCTGACAGGTTAGAAGCAAAACTTGAAGCTTAATGACttaccaacaacaacaacaacaacaaaaaaaaacagtttccaCAACAGTAGTCTATCAAAACAAAAGGCATCACATTCAGCAGGCCAATCAGTATAACTGTTCCACATACAACTTTGCAGTCTTTTCAAGGCCTGCTAACTTTTATAAGTCTGCCCTACTGTCAATCAGCAGATCTTTCTTGCAAAACTTAGGTTAGAAACTCCAGCCCTGTGAACATAAATGGAAAAGCAGCTTTATCATGAAAAAGTCTTTGCAACAAGCACTAGGTCACACAATGAGGGTAGACAGTGTAACTGTGCTTTAAATAGAAAGAGATAAAATTTGTGATGTATCTAAGAGAAAAGCAGTAATGAAGGACCACTCTAAAACATAATCTTGGGGGAACTCCACTGATTTAAACATCTTTTTACAAGTCTTGGGAAGTAAAACCTTGCTGGTTAATTATCTTTTAGTGAAACTGATGGCTATATATATGTGGCCTAAAATTAATGAATACATGAGAACCACAAACTAACTGGGGACAGAACACACGAAAACTTAAAACCATTCTCCTGAGAAAACACCTggttctttttcctttttcaacaAGATAAAAGCTGATGAGAGAGGTGAAAGAGAACTATATGCAATACAGTGAAACAACACTTCCAAGCAATGCAAGTTAAAATGGAGAAATTACCGATACTAGAAAATGACCTCTGACCCCCAACACATGGTTTCCTCTCATGTTCTGCTGTGGAGCAACAATGGTGGCATTAATTTGAATGACCTGTCCATCTATACAACATACTCACATGTTCATTCAACTgtgctttatatttatttcagatATGGGAGAAAAATAGTGTTGTTTTTGACCTTGGCGATCCAGGCAGTCTTCTCATTCAGCCAGGCCTTCGCACCGTCCTGGACAGTGTTCTGCACTCTGTTCTTTGTCGTCGGTTTGGCACAGATTTCCTACTATGTGTCTGCATTTGTCTTAGGTACTACAATTCACCTGAATTCATCAATTCTTAAACACAATAGGTTTATTATAATGGCAAAATCTGCATAATTCACCTtttgttttgaatgtgtttCTCTAAGGAATGGAGCTATTGAATCCACGTATGCGCACTGTTTTCTCCACTGTCGGTATGTGCATGTTCTTCGGTCTGGGCTACATGCTTCTGCCGCTGCTGGGTTTCTTCATCAGAGACTGGAGGAAGCTGATGTTAAGCCTCTCCCTGTTTGGGCTGCTCTTTGTGCCTGTCTGGTGGTAggtagatgtgtgtttgtgtgtgaatttgTGGCACCtttagctgattttttttttgacatacatatttattttatattatgatCTAATAATACTTTTCTGTAATGCCACCagctgtgcagtgtgtgtgttagaagtTCCAGTGCAGAGAGAGTGCTGCAGTGCGCTGATTGATGCTATTCCTGAGGTGCCTTTTAACAAATTAATTCTCAATAGCAGTCCTTCTACAAACTAACTACATTGTTGTGCACTAGTTTTTTTGATTCAATTAATTGAAAGCTATTTGATAAATTGTTACAGAATTTCCCCTTGGTGATCAAGAGtatttctattctgttctattcagTATTTTCATCAtacaaatgccaaaaatgaaatgaaagggTTGTGGCATTTAAACATGaatagttttcttcttttttctgctaGTAAACTGAAGATTTTAGGATGTTAAAGTGATGGTCAAACAAAAAGCCATTTGAAGTAATTGAAGTTTTAAATAAAGACTGACTAAACCGTTACTTAATTAATCTAGAAAAAATTATTGTGTTTCATATAAATGCATACTGatagtgttttactttcacAAAGGCCTGTACTTTTGCATCGTcccatgtaaaaacaaaatgtgttctgttttcttgtgttcCTGTGGACTGAACctgtttctctgtctgctctgctgtgCAACGAGGTAGGCTCATCCCAGAGTCTCCTCGCTGGCTGCTCTCTAGGGGAAGAGTAAGAGATGCTGAAGCCATAATCAGAGCTGCTGCTAAGAAGAACAAGATCGAGGCTCCACCGGTCATCTTTCGTCCTTTGCAGGTGAGACCTTCCTGTCAACACATTTTGGAAGGTTTTGTTGATCATAGTGGGATTTATATGTGCAAAATTATGACATATTGTTCTTTTAGCATATATATTTGAGGCAAACATGCCTCTGTTGGTGAGTTTCTTGCTTTTAAGTTCCTACTCAAATATAAGTGCGGTTACACCTGATTGCAAATAGTGATGTTATAACTTTCTGGCCAGATTAAAATTATTATAGACTTACTGACAAAGTTTGAAAGCTCAATGAGATAAAGGCTCTAAAAGTCAACTCAAATGCATCACtacacaaataaagcaaaaagaaaatgtctgttACATCAATCTataacattactcaaacacTTATTTCTGGTAATCAGTGATGGACCGGAATAGTAACGGTTGAACCAAAGCTAGTGGATTCTATTCAGTAACTAACTTATGCTTTAGCCATTGACATCCATTTTCCCACTCACACAGATTTTTGGTTTTCTGTGAAGCCACTTCTGAGATGAAACACCACAAAGGGTGAAAGAGGATGGACCTTTATAGGGTTCACTGCTCAGTGATGTaatcatttactgtttttaagtTTTCCACGAGTTAAGCCTAATCTGGACGCCAATGGATAGACAAGCTGTCAAGATTTATGCAACACATTCCCCCGCTGTTACTGGAGAAGTGTGCCAGTTCTTTTTCAGGACAAAATGAAATGGCATTCAATTATGTGTAATGAAGGCTGAGCTCTTTTTAGAATAGTAGCCATATTgttgtgcaaatgttttttcatgttcACCAAGAGCTTTAATCAGTTTGTGTATAGCAAAACTGAGTGTATCCCTATGCAATATCACAACAAACCTAAGTGATTCAGGAATGTAACATCTTATAATAACTGACATATCTGATCTTTggaaaatggaaatggaaaatggGAATGGAAGATACAGTTGTTAAGAACAACTCAAGGACAGCAGCAGTGGTTAGAGGTGTACGAACTGTTGCTGTCCTTGAGTTGTTCTTAACAACTGTATCTTATAATAACTGACATATCTGATCTTTggaaaatggaaatggaaaatggGAATGGAAGATACAGTTGTTAAGAACAACTCAAGGACAGCAACAGTTCGTACACCTCTAACCACTGCCATGAAAGATAATTAATCTGTgaccactgtaaaaaaaagttccaATTAAGGTCAGCTGCAAAAAGGttatcaaaatgtcaaaaaatctgCTGAGCAAGACTAAAGCTTTCTCAATTTTATACCGAGTTGTACCTAATGCAACATGGTCAGAGAACAGACTATGAGACTTGAAAGATATGACAATGGACAAGAGCATCAGTAGACTACTGAACATCTGCAGCACAATACAGAAGGTGCATTAGCTATTCTTGAAAAATATGTGCACAGTTTGGTTTGTTAACAACCCTGTACTGAAAAACAGATGGATCAGTGCTTCTGATTTGGCAAAATGCATGTTGTTCAAAGAAGAAAACCCTCGCCAAGGAACAAGAAAAGAAGCCTTATAGTCTGTGTTTAACTATGTATAGGTTCAGACACCCTAATTTTAAACATATACAGATACTTAaagattatttaatttttaagaaCTTATCATTTACAATATTGCACAAGAGTGTGTTCAGCTTTGTTGTGAACTGTATGCAGAAGTACAAAAAAATTTAGGAACTGTTCatggaaaatctttttttttttttttttttaagaatgtaCCCATCAGACTCTTTACTACAGTTATGTTTGTCTCTCAAAATAAGGTCTTGTGCTTGTACAGTGGAAATGTAAGAGATAATGAGTGTCTACAAAGCAGCTATAGTACATATTTATGGGAACAGAGTATAAAATGCATTTCTCTATTTCTTCATTCCTCCATCCAGCTGGTCTCTGTGTCATGTGACTTTCAACCTGTGAACTTTATTCTAGAAACCAAGCTGTCACATGCATGACCTAAAAGCTGTGCAGATGCATGCTGTTCTGCACTGTACTCCTTAAGAAAAAACTCTCAGCTCTAGTCAGAAAGTGTTGATTGTTCAATCAATATAACTCACAAAGATATGCATGCTAATagctgaagaaaaacacaaacatttcagcTCTCTGTTTGTATATGTATGTCCCAAATGCTGCTATATTGGTGTTTAGGCACATTCAGGAAACACAGGGCCatataaacattttaatttgtatagttaacatttatttcctcttttgCTCAATGCTCCAAACTGGCAGCCGAATGTAGTGGTTTGTGTGggattgtattttttctgtttttggcaGCAAAACATGAGGAATTATTGTTTTCTATTTAGAATCTGCTACAAGCTGTGTACGGTATGTATTGCACAAATATCTTACAGATATGGAAGATGTGCCAATATAGCACTGAAAAACAACTTGATATCACTATGTGGTTTTGGTGAATGTTTTTAATTGCCAgccttcagtttttttaatgcaacaaTGAACTTTCACCTCCTTCAATTCTGACTCTCAAGTTTGGATACAGTATGTATGAACACGTGCATGGGGTTCACTCAGCAGGTGGCTATGCATTCACTTGCTTTGCTCAAATTCCATTTATTCCACACTGATGGTTCTGCTtgttatgtgttttttgttccacATGCTCTGCTGCCCCACAGAAAGAACTTGCCTCTGAGAAGACGAAGGCCCACAACATCTGTGACCTGCTCCGTTCCCCAAACATCCGCTGGATCTCCATCACGCTGTGGCTGGTCTGGTGAGTCCCCGCTGTCCCACCTAACCTCCAAACACAGTACAGTGACCCTGGAAACTACACACACCTTAGACATCACATGTAGACTTGAATGCACATGgttacacacatacatacacacagctTTCTCCTGTTCATGCGTCGTCCCGACCACATGTCGGCCCGTTTCACTAACAACAAATAATGACCTGTCGGGTGCTGTGAAGCCTGCAACTAAGATCAAAATCAGGTTTTACGTAACTGCACAGTATGTCTGTACTATTCCTGAGCCTGCTGCAGTCTTGCCGAGTctgaaaacagacttttttttttgtttgatttagaAACAGTTCGATTTGGTGTTACAAAGCTCATCAGAGCAACAGGATCAACCTccccacatttttttttccagctgaagAACCTATAAActttatacagtaaaaaaaaaaaaaaaaggggggggggggggggatatTGGGATATTCATACTTGGGATACATcccaatttttaaaatttatgagATACAATTATCTGCTTTGTAAAAATTAGTGTCATTTCTGCCTCCTTTGCTAAAAACCTTTATATTATCTATTTAAGACAAAGACTGCCTATAAAGAGATTGCTTTCAGATTCTCATCATAGAAATAATGAAGAAGTCAAAGAGTTTGAGATTGCTGAGCTGTAAATGTCCCTTGTCTTTTGAACATTGCTTTTTTGCTAAGCAATATGCTGCAGcggggctgaaaaatgaagccaatgcAGAAATGCCATAGACTTTAATTCTTTGAACTATTTATTGGATTCATGGACTTGCAATTTTGTATTATCTCAACACTATACTCAGTATAGTTGGCAGTGGAAATATGAGTTAAAGCACAATCTTCCCCTTGGTCTTGTGATTATGGGGCTAATAATTGACAACCTCCTGGGCTGAGAAATGAAGCCAAacactgcagttcctcaaaggGTCTCTTCAGGTTGCCTCCAAAACTGAGTCAGTACCCACAGACTTTGCTTTATTTGTAAAGTTTAATTTGATTCAGATCACTTCTCATTTTTCTGTACACCATGTTTTTTGCCCTAGATTTAAACCTACCCACAGACATCCCCACATTGTGGTGTGAAAACTTTTTTGCTAATTATTCTTTTACCCAGATCTGGTCTCTTTGTTGTACGGTTGCCAGATTTTCAATGTTTACCTTTCcgaaatataaatatatgtatcaacactcacaaacacatttgCCCTTTGAGTGGTTTACATTACAGCTTAAATGTCTGCATAAAGATGAGAAGTTTCTCGTGTGCTTAATAGGTAACTTAAATCCAAAGTGCAAACGTTAAGTTCTCTAACATGGACATTGCAGTCAATCCCAGGAgatgttaatgttttttttttttttttttttaaagttatttttttggccttttatcggcttttattggataggtgcagtgtgagagagacaggaaacaggagaagagtcaggggaagacatgcagcaaagggccgcgagcgggaatcgaacccgggccagctgcgtcggggaccagcccctgtacatgggtcgcccgctcaacgcgttgagctatacgggcgccccagGAGATGTTAATGTTAAAATGGCTTACTTCATAGCAGAACATGtgtacagcctggtacaaaaaaaaaaaggttttgtcTCTGTAATAAGTTTTCCTGTTCCTGTTATCTGTATGGACTGTGAATTTTTATATAGTTCACCCTTTTAAATTGTataaaggcttaaagttatgtaTAATTAGGGAGCTTTAAGCAACAGTTGATTACTGTGTTACATCAGTCCATGACCCATAGATGTTTGCACTGTTTGTTCAGTTCTGGATTAACTGGGAGAAGTCAGGCATGACTGGTCCGATCTGCATTATTCAGCTACTTCAGTGTCAACATGGTGTGAAAGTCTGTTCCTCTCTTCTAGTAAAGTGAGCCACATACTTTCAGGACAAGAAACACTGCTAAAACTAGTGTGCATGCAACTAAGTTTCATGATGCACAAAATAATGCTTTAATTATCCCCACAGGAACACTGTGACCATTGCCTACTTTG from Amphiprion ocellaris isolate individual 3 ecotype Okinawa chromosome 14, ASM2253959v1, whole genome shotgun sequence encodes the following:
- the slc22a21 gene encoding organic cation/carnitine transporter 2 isoform X1, giving the protein MHLSHSSLLETQPGDMSDYDAETAFLGEWGRFQQQVFYLLCLTAFPNGFTALSIVFVAGTPTHRCLIPAHLNLSAAWRNSSIPLEEDQIPGALVPSKCSRYKVDAMLGYSDIGLLPGVDVNLSHVPREGCVDGWEYDRSNYISTIVTEWDLVCDDSWKKPLTSSVYFIGFLTGSFITGQLSDRYGRKIVLFLTLAIQAVFSFSQAFAPSWTVFCTLFFVVGLAQISYYVSAFVLGMELLNPRMRTVFSTVGMCMFFGLGYMLLPLLGFFIRDWRKLMLSLSLFGLLFVPVWWLIPESPRWLLSRGRVRDAEAIIRAAAKKNKIEAPPVIFRPLQKELASEKTKAHNICDLLRSPNIRWISITLWLVWNTVTIAYFALSLNTSNLHGNVYFNCFLSALVEMPAYTASWIMFRWYSRRLCLFSTLFTGGLFLLLIQLIPAHLIYFAITLEMIGKFAITTAFAIMYAYTAEVYPTVLRNTAVGTCSMVSRIGSITAPFFIYLRSYSVSLPYILMGSLTVLSGLLSLLLPESYGMPLPDTIAQMQHFPGCCRRTPYTLSNTEEEEKAAE
- the slc22a21 gene encoding organic cation/carnitine transporter 2 isoform X2, producing MSDYDAETAFLGEWGRFQQQVFYLLCLTAFPNGFTALSIVFVAGTPTHRCLIPAHLNLSAAWRNSSIPLEEDQIPGALVPSKCSRYKVDAMLGYSDIGLLPGVDVNLSHVPREGCVDGWEYDRSNYISTIVTEWDLVCDDSWKKPLTSSVYFIGFLTGSFITGQLSDRYGRKIVLFLTLAIQAVFSFSQAFAPSWTVFCTLFFVVGLAQISYYVSAFVLGMELLNPRMRTVFSTVGMCMFFGLGYMLLPLLGFFIRDWRKLMLSLSLFGLLFVPVWWLIPESPRWLLSRGRVRDAEAIIRAAAKKNKIEAPPVIFRPLQKELASEKTKAHNICDLLRSPNIRWISITLWLVWNTVTIAYFALSLNTSNLHGNVYFNCFLSALVEMPAYTASWIMFRWYSRRLCLFSTLFTGGLFLLLIQLIPAHLIYFAITLEMIGKFAITTAFAIMYAYTAEVYPTVLRNTAVGTCSMVSRIGSITAPFFIYLRSYSVSLPYILMGSLTVLSGLLSLLLPESYGMPLPDTIAQMQHFPGCCRRTPYTLSNTEEEEKAAE